The sequence AAAAGCAGTGTATGATGTTCAGCGCCACCCTGAGCAAGGAGATCCGGCCAGTCTGCAGGAAGTTCATGCAGGATGTGAGTAGGGGATGGCCCGGCTAGCCACCTGCCTACTGAGGGCAGCAGCTTTGGCTCTCCCAGGGCCTGAGCCACTCCACGACACACCAGCCTCACTTCCCCTGGTTTGTCAGACTAGGAGCTGAGAGTGGTCTGCACCCAAGCCAGAGCTGAGCTTACATCTGGCTTTTGGGAGGGAATTGTTTACTGAGGTTGGATGCAACAGGCCCTCTGGAAGTCATCACTACAGAGGAACTGTTCCCTGGAAGGTTCCGGGTACATGAGATGCCCAGAAGTGAGCCCTACttgctccttcctgcttcctttcctatACAGCCCATGGAAGTGTTTGTGGATGACGAGACCAAGCTCACACTGCACGGCCTACAGCAGTACTATGTCAAGCTCAAGGACAGTGAGAAGAACCGGAAACTCTTTGACCTCCTTGACGTCCTAGAGTTTAACCAGGTGATGTTCCTACTTGCCCACACCAAGATCTGGGACCATGGGTGATTCTCCATGGGCCTAACTAGCATTCTCTTTCTTGAGGTGGTGATCTTTGTCAAGTCTGTGCAACGCTGCATGGCCCTGGCCCAGCTCCTAGTGGAACAGAACTTCCCAGCCATTGCCATTCACCGAGGCATGCCCCAGGAGGAGCGGTGAGTGCATGATGTCCACCATGGCCAAGGGTGCCCCTGGGACCCACCTGTGTTTGATGTCTCTGTTTGTCTCCCACTCTAGCCTGTCCCGCTACCAGCAGTTCAAGGACTTCCAGCGGCGCATCCTGGTAGCTACCAATCTGTTTGGTAGAGGTATGGACATTGAGCGAGTGAACATCGTCTTCAACTATGACATGCCAGAGGACTCAGACACCTACCTTCAccgggtgagtgagtgagtgcccCCTCCCAGTGTGGGTGGATCAGAGCCCCTCCCTTTCTCAGATCTTGAAGAGTGCCTGTCTGCTGACCCCATCTCCTTGCAGGTGGCTCGTGCTGGTCGCTTTGGTACTAAAGGCCTGGCGGTCACTTTTGTATCTGATGAGAATGATGCCAAAATCCTCAATGATGTTCAGGACCGGTTTGAAGTGAATGTGGCAGAGCTTCCAGAAGAAATAGATATCTCTACATACAGTAAGTTGCTAGGGCCATTCTGGGCACAGGAGAGCTGGGCTTCCAGAGCAAGGCCCCTCCTCCCTCACTGCCTCACTCTTGTCTTTACAGTTGAACAGAGCCGATAACCATACGTGTAACCAAGGACCACAGCCACCTTTCCCACCTGCTGCTCCAGATCCTCTTCCTAGATAATAGATGGTGtatctgtatctttttattgttccAAAGCTGTAGTTATGtaagaataaagttttattgtggACGCCTGGCTCCCGaccatctttcttctcttggtcAGCATTTCATGAACTTGAAGGCCAAGCAAGCACCTCTACCAACAAACATGCCACCTGTTTTGCATCaggatatttaattttatgtgtcaacATTGAGAGGTTTACAGGTTTAAAAATGTTACAAAACATTTATAACAATGAGACCCTTCTGCCCTGGATGAGGGACAGCTGGGCCTCTGTACCGTGAGCCTCGGCAGCAGGCAGGATCACTGATGGCTGACATGACATCAGTCTTAGCTTAAGGAAATTGAACCCAGCACCCTGGCCTCTTACATGCCAAAGACAGTTGCAAAGAGCCCAGGCCAAGGGACCTGCACTCTATCCCCAGGACTGCCTGCTTCATGTACCAAGGCAGTGGGCTGCAGGTCTGTACTGGCTGGCTTCTGTTTCTGTGGTAGGCAGTAGCTGTGATGGGGCAAAGAAGCAACCAGAAGCAGGACCCGTGGCCCCGTTCCCACTCGCTGCCTGGTATACATCCCTTCTTTATCAGAAATGGGCCAAAGCTGGGAAGATGGCGGCAACAGAAGGCAGGAGAGCGACAGCTTCGAGCATGTGCTGGTGACCCGACTGGAACTTGCCTTCACATCCCTGATTCTGAGGCCCTGAGAGACCGTGTTTGACTCTGGCTGGTGCCAGTGCCCGCTGTGGAAGAGCTGAACTCCGAGTACTTGTTGCCGGCAAGCATGCAGGCCCACTTTCGGTACTCTTCCCTCACCTGTGAGCCAAAGGGCGCCAGGTTAGGGTCACAAAAGGAATCAGGCCTGGCCCGGCCCTGTCTACCTCCACCCCAAGCTCTTCCCACAGC is a genomic window of Microtus ochrogaster isolate Prairie Vole_2 unplaced genomic scaffold, MicOch1.0 UNK90, whole genome shotgun sequence containing:
- the Ddx39a gene encoding ATP-dependent RNA helicase DDX39A isoform X2, translating into MSVTRCWSSWAPFPEAWLKAHWQSRSMLAANMRRDVQEIFRLTPHEKQCMMFSATLSKEIRPVCRKFMQDPMEVFVDDETKLTLHGLQQYYVKLKDSEKNRKLFDLLDVLEFNQVVIFVKSVQRCMALAQLLVEQNFPAIAIHRGMPQEERLSRYQQFKDFQRRILVATNLFGRGMDIERVNIVFNYDMPEDSDTYLHRVARAGRFGTKGLAVTFVSDENDAKILNDVQDRFEVNVAELPEEIDISTYIEQSR